In Rattus rattus isolate New Zealand chromosome 9, Rrattus_CSIRO_v1, whole genome shotgun sequence, a genomic segment contains:
- the Pgap6 gene encoding LOW QUALITY PROTEIN: post-GPI attachment to proteins factor 6 (The sequence of the model RefSeq protein was modified relative to this genomic sequence to represent the inferred CDS: inserted 1 base in 1 codon), with the protein MGRVGAGSTARVAAAGSLLLLLLLLARPPPAAARNIKESDAGLVSEHFSQAPQKLSFYSWYGSTRLFRFRVPPDTVLLRWLLHVSQGGPLCADVEITVHFRYGAPPVINPLGTSFPDDTLTHASFHIRTLLSTMLLGNTSVNISHPAPGDWFLVAHXPPSSQKIQVKGFVPTCAYIFQPDMLVTRVVEVSILEPDVPLPQTLLSRPSYLKIFVPEYTQELRLELQGCVSGVSPGCPVRLTAGVTTLPRNFQRVLTCTGLAPSCHLLLSSLPWGRWLQVTVESLAEPHVTVGFTAKAAFTACRPWSVTFHHLIQNNPNQTYDTSAVQLSQSAAHWDLGRSGRSSRVDGGPFCLLNYPVLREDTDVVSVHFQPLNGAFVLVHSNMPSVMQLRLDTGMDSGGSFIIVLRANKSEVTNGTLVAACVNVASPFLSFNASLNCTTAFFQGYPMFLSASSHMANLIIPYPETDNWYLSLQLVCPESPEDCEQAAVRVETVLYLVPCLNDCGPYGQCLLLRRYGYLYAGCSCKAGWRGWSCTDNSTAQTVAQQRAAALLLTLSNLMFLAPIAISVHRSFLVEASVYFYTMFFSTFYHACDQPGEAVLCILSYDTLQYCDFLGSGASTWVTILCMARLKTILKQVLLVLGLLVIAMSLQMDRRGIWNLMGPCVFAFVIMAFMWIYRCGHRRQCYPTSWQRWVFYLLPGISMAFVGIAMYTSMMTSDNYYYTHSIWHILLAGSAAFLLPPREEKAGSWACLQKFPCHYQICRNDRDELYTVT; encoded by the exons ATGGGCCGGGTTGGGGCCGGGAGCACAGCGCGGGTGGCAGCAGCTGGGtcactgctgctactgctgctgctcctggctCGGCCTCCGCCTGCCGCCGCCCGCAACATCAAGGAGAGCG ATGCTGGACTGGTGTCTGAGCACTTCTCACAGGCCCCACAGAAGCTGTCCTTCTATAGCTGGTACGGTAGCACCCGGCTTTTCCGCTTCCGTGTGCCCCCAGACACCGTGCTGCTTCGATGGCTGCTGCATGTGTCCCAGGGAGGTCCGTTATGCGCCGACGTAGAGATCACAGT GCATTTCCGCTATGGCGCCCCTCCTGTCATCAACCCGCTGGGCACCAGCTTCCCTGACGACACCTTGACCCATGCCTCCTTCCATATCAGGACACTGCTGAGCACCATGTTACTGGGCAACACCTCAGTCAACATCTCCCACCCAGCCCCTGGGGACTGGTTCCTGGTGGCTC ctcctccctcatcccagaAGATCCAGGTGAAG GGCTTTGTTCCAACCTGTGCCTACATCTTCCAGCCTGATATGCTGGTAACGAGGGTGGTTGAAGTCTCCATCCTAGAGCCCGACGTTCCCCTCCCACAGACGCTGCTCTCCCGCCCCAGCTACCTCAA GATCTTTGTCCCTGAATACACCCAGGAGCTTCGCTTGGAACTGCAGGGCTGTGTGTCCGGTGTGAGCCCCGGCTGCCCAGTACGTCTCACAGCGGGGGTGACCACCCTGCCTAGAAACTTCCAGAGGGTATTGACTTGCACTGGCCTTGCTCCGTCCTGCCATTTGCTACTGTCCTCTCTGCCCTGGGGCCGGTGGTTACAAGTGACAGTGGAGAGCCTGGCTGAACCTCACGTGACAGTGGGCTTCACTGCTAAAGCTGCCTTTACAG CGTGTAGGCCATGGAGTGTGACCTTCCATCATCTTAtacaaaacaacccaaaccagACTTATGATACCTCTGCAGTCCAGCTGTCCCAAAGCGCTGCCCACTGGGACCTGGGCAGGAGTGGCAGGAGTAGCAGGGTAGACGGTGGCCCCTTCTGTCTCCTGAACTATCCAGTCCTGAGGGAGGACACAGATGTGGTGTCTGTACACTTCCAGCCCCTGAATGGGGCCTTCGTGCTGGTGCATTCAAACATGCCTTCTGTAATGCAGCTCCGTCTTGATACAGGCATGGACAGCGGGGGCTCCTTCATCATCGTCCTGAGGGCTAACAAG TCAGAGGTCACAAATGGCACCTTGGTAGCAGCTTGTGTGAATGTTGCCTCACCTTTCCTCAGCTTCAACGCTTCACTCAACTGCACCACAG CCTTCTTCCAGGGCTATCCCATGTTTCTGAGTGCCTCATCTCACATGGCCAACCTCATCATCCCCTATCCGGAGACAGACAACTGGTACCTCTCCTTGCAGCTTGTGTGCCCTgagagtcctga GGATTGTGAACAGGCCGCGGTTCGCGTGGAGACCGTCTTGTATCTGGTGCCCTGTTTGAATGACTGTGGGCCCTATGGCCAGTGTCTCCTGCTCCGTAGATACGGCTATCTGTACGCAGGCTGCAGCTGCAAGGCAG GTTGGCGTGGGTGGAGCTGCACGGACAACAGCACAGCCCAGACTGTagcccagcagagggcagcagcgCTTCTGCTCACGCTCAGCAACCTCATGTTCCTGGCCCCCATTGCTATATCCGTGCACCGCTCCTTCCTGGTTGAGGCCTCTGTCTACTTTTACACTATGTTCTTCTCAACG TTCTACCACGCCTGTGACCAGCCCGGGGAGGCTGTGCTGTGTATCCTCAGCTATGACACGCTGCAGTACTGCGACTTTCTGGGTTCTGGGGCATCCACCTGGGTGACCATTCTTTGCATGGCCCGTCTGAAGACAATCCTGAAACAG GTACTACTTGTCCTCGGCCTACTGGTCATCGCTATGTCCTTGCAGATGGATCGCAGGGGCATCTGGAACCTGATGGGACCTTGTGTCTTTGCCTTTGTGATCATGGCTTTCATGTGG ATATACCGCTGTGGGCACCGACGTCAGTGCTACCCTACCTCGTGGCAGCGCTGGGTCTTCTACCTCCTGCCTGGCATCTCCATGGCTTTTGTGGGCATCGCCATGTACACTTCAATGATGACCAGCGACAACTACTACTACACCCACAGCATTTGGCACATCCTACTGGCCGGCAGCGCGGCGTTTCTTCTCCCTCCACGAGAAGAAAAGGCTGGGTCCTGGGCCTGTTTGCAGAAGTTCCCCTGTCACTATCAGATCTGCAGGAATGATCGGGATGAGTTGTACACAGTGACATGA
- the Mrpl28 gene encoding 39S ribosomal protein L28, mitochondrial, which translates to MPLHRYPVHLWQKLRLRQGICARLPAHFLRSLEEERTPTPVHYKPHGAKFKINPKNGQRERVEDVPIPVHYPPESQQELWGGEGLILGYRYANNDKLSNRVKKVWKPQLFTRELYSEILDKKFTVTVTMRTLDLIDEAYGFDFYILKTPEEDLCSKFGMDLKRGMLLRLARQDPQLHPDNPERRAAIYDKYRNFVIPEAEAEWVGLTLEEALEKQRLLEEKDPVPLFKVYVEELVQRLQEQALSRPAVVQKRAGDHV; encoded by the exons ATGCCGCTGCACAGGTATCCTGTGCACCTGTGGCAGAAGCTGCGGCTGCGGCAAGGCATCTGTGCGCGCTTGCCCGCCCATTTCTTGCGCTCACTGGAAGAAGAACGGACGCCGACCCCGGTACACTACAAACCTCACGGGGCCAAGTTCAAGATCAACCCCAAGAACGGGCAGCGCGAGCGCGTTGAGGACGTACCCATTCCAGTTCACTATCCTCCAGAGTCCCAACAGGAACTGTGGGGTGGAGAGGGCTTGATTTTGGGCTACAGATACGCCAACAACGACAAG CTCTCCAATAGGGTGAAGAAGGTGTGGAAACCTCAGCTGTTCACTCGGGAGCTTTACAGTGAAATTCTGGACAAGAAGTTCACCGTGACTGTGACCATGAGGACCCTGGATCTCATTGATGAGGCCTACGGATTCGACTTCTATATTCTCAAG ACCCCTGAGGAGGACCTGTGCTCCAAGTTTGGCATGGACCTGAAACGAGGGATGTTGCTGAGGCTTGCCCGCCAGGACCCCCAGCTCCACCCTGATAACCCCGAGCGGAGAGCGGCCATCTATGACAAGTACAGG AACTTTGtcatcccagaggcagaggccgaGTGGGTTGGCCTGACCCTGGAGGAGGCCCTGGAGAAACAGAGGCTTCTGGAGGAAAAG GACCCTGTGCCCCTGTTCAAGGTCTACGTAGAGGAGCTGGTCCAGCGGCTTCAGGAGCAGGCTCTGTCCAGGCCCGCAGTGGTGCAGAAGAGAGCTGGTGACCACGTCTGA